Proteins from a genomic interval of Ptychodera flava strain L36383 chromosome 7, AS_Pfla_20210202, whole genome shotgun sequence:
- the LOC139136381 gene encoding mucin-2-like — MSTTTVAPTTQATTQAATSSSLPTTQPETTTDEATSTAAATSAAPTSSQSTQAETTTLTTTVSESTQATTQGLTSTPIQTTQPETSTDEATTSAAATTTAPTSSQSTQSETTTSATTSVETTQDTTLATTIQTTQPLTTTQEVTTSAAATTAAQTSSESSTAETTMSTTTVAPTTQATTQAATSSSLPQQHSLKQLLMKPQALQLQQPETSTDEATTSAAATTTAPTSSQSTQSETTTSATTSVETTQDTTLATTIQTTQPLTTTQEATTQGLTSTPIQTTQPETSTDEATSAAATTTAPTSSQSTQSETTTSATTSVENTQDTTLATTIQTTQPLTTTQEVTTSAAATTAAQTSSESSTAETTMSTTTVAPTTQATTQAATSSSFQQHSLKQLLMKPQALQLQQPETSTDEATTSAAATTTAPTSSQSTQSETTTSATTTTSSSLPTTQPETTTDEATSTAAATSAAPTSSQSTLKQVLMKPQQAQLPQLPPQHQAKVHSLKQQLQQQLVLKLLKTPLWQLLFKQLSHSQQLKSLKQVLMKPQQAQLPQLPPQHQAKVHSLKQQLQQQLVLKLLKTPLWQLLFKQLSHSQQLKSLKQVLMKPQQAQLPQLPPQHQAKVHSLKQQLQQQLVLKLLKTPLWQLLFKQLSNSQQLKSLKQVLMKPQQAQLPQLPPKHQAKVHSLKQQLQQQLVLKLLKTPLWQLLFKQLSHSQQLKSLKQVLMKPQQAQLPQLPLQHQAKVHSLKQQLQQQLVLKLLKTPLWQLLFKQLSHSQQLKRQQLKQLLQALFQQHSLKQLLMKPQALQLQQATTQGLTSTPIQTTQPETSTDEATTSAAATTTAPTSSQSTQSETTTSATTSVETTQDTTLATTIQTTQQLTTTQEVTTSAAATTAAQTSSESSTAETTMSTTTVAPTTQATTQAATSSSLPTTQPETTTDEATSTAAATSAAPTSSQSTQAETTTTLTTTVSESTQATTQGLTSTPIQTTQPETSTDEATTSAAATTTAPTSSQSTQSETTTSATTSVETTQDTTLATTIQTTQPLTTTQEVTTSAAATTAAQTSSESSTAETTMSTTTVAPTTQATTQAATSSSLPTNTA, encoded by the exons ATGTCAACAACTACTGTTGCTCCAACAAcacaggcaacaactcaagcaGCTACTTCAAGCTCTCTTCCaacaacacagcctgaaacaactactgatgaagccacaagcactgcagctgcaacaagtgctgccccaacatcaagccaaagtacgcaagcagaaacaacaactttaacaactactgtttctgaatcaacgcaggcaacaactcaagggCTGACTTCCACCCCTATTCAaacaacacagcctgaaacaaGTACTGATGAAGCCACAACAAGCGCAGCTGCCACAACTACCGCCCcaacatcaagccaaagtacACAGTCTGAAACAACAACTTCAGCAACAACTAGTGTTGAAACTACTCAAGACACCACTCTGGCAACTACTATTCAAACAACTCAGCCACTCACAACAACTCAAGAGGTAACAACCAGTGCAGCTGCAACAACTGCTGCCCAAACTTCAAGCGAGAGTAGCACAGCTGAAACAACAATGTCAACAACTACTGTTGCTCCAACAAcacaggcaacaactcaagcaGCTACTTCAAGCTCTCTTCCACaacaacacagcctgaaacaactactgatgaagccacaagcactgcagctgcaacaa cctgaaacaaGTACTGATGAAGCCACAACAAGCGCAGCTGCCACAACTACCGCCCcaacatcaagccaaagtacACAGTCTGAAACAACAACTTCAGCAACAACTAGTGTTGAAACTACTCAAGACACCACTCTGGCAACTACTATTCAAACAACTCAGCCACTCACAACAACTCAAGAG gcaacaactcaagggCTGACTTCCACCCCTATTCAaacaacacagcctgaaacaaGTACTGATGAAGCCACAAGCGCAGCTGCCACAACTACCGCCCcaacatcaagccaaagtacACAGTCTGAAACAACAACTTCAGCAACAACTAGTGTTGAAAATACTCAAGACACCACTCTGGCAACTACTATTCAAACAACTCAGCCACTCACAACAACTCAAGAGGTAACAACCAGTGCAGCTGCAACAACTGCTGCCCAAACTTCAAGCGAGAGTAGCACAGCTGAAACAACAATGTCAACAACTACTGTTGCTCCAACAAcacaggcaacaactcaagcaGCTACTTCAAGCTCTTTCCaacaacacagcctgaaacaactactgatgaagccacaagcactgcagctgcaacaa cctgaaacaaGTACTGATGAAGCCACAACAAGCGCAGCTGCCACAACTACCGCCCcaacatcaagccaaagtacACAGTCTGAAACAACAACTTCAGCAACAACTA CTACTTCAAGCTCTCTTCCaacaacacagcctgaaacaactactgatgaagccacaagcactgcagctgcaacaagtgctgccccaacatcaagccaaagtac cctgaaacaaGTACTGATGAAGCCACAACAAGCGCAGCTGCCACAACTACCGCCCcaacatcaagccaaagtacACAGTCTGAAACAACAACTTCAGCAACAACTAGTGTTGAAACTACTCAAGACACCACTCTGGCAACTACTATTCAAACAACTCAGCCACTCACAACAACTCAAGAG cctgaaacaaGTACTGATGAAGCCACAACAAGCGCAGCTGCCACAACTACCGCCCcaacatcaagccaaagtacACAGTCTGAAACAACAACTTCAGCAACAACTAGTGTTGAAACTACTCAAGACACCACTCTGGCAACTACTATTCAAACAACTCAGCCACTCACAACAACTCAAGAG cctgaaacaaGTACTGATGAAGCCACAACAAGCGCAGCTGCCACAACTACCGCCCcaacatcaagccaaagtacACAGTCTGAAACAACAACTTCAGCAACAACTAGTGTTGAAACTACTCAAGACACCACTCTGGCAACTACTATTCAAACAACTCAGCAACTCACAACAACTCAAGAG cctgaaacaaGTACTGATGAAGCCACAACAAGCGCAGCTGCCACAACTACCGCCCAaacatcaagccaaagtacACAGTCTGAAACAACAACTTCAGCAACAACTAGTGTTGAAACTACTGAAGACACCACTCTGGCAACTACTATTCAAACAACTCAGCCACTCACAACAACTCAAGAG cctgaaacaaGTACTGATGAAGCCACAACAAGCGCAGCTGCCACAACTACCGCTCcaacatcaagccaaagtacACAGTCTGAAACAACAACTTCAGCAACAACTAGTGTTGAAACTACTCAAGACACCACTCTGGCAACTACTATTCAAACAACTCAGCCACTCACAACAACTCAAGAG gcaacaactcaagcaGCTACTTCAAGCTCTCTTCCaacaacacagcctgaaacaactactgatgaagccacaagcactgcagctgcaacaa gcaacaactcaagggCTGACTTCCACCCCTATTCAaacaacacagcctgaaacaaGTACTGATGAAGCCACAACAAGCGCAGCTGCCACAACTACCGCCCcaacatcaagccaaagtacACAGTCTGAAACAACAACTTCAGCAACAACTAGTGTTGAAACTACTCAAGACACCACTCTGGCAACTACTATTCAAACAACTCAGCAACTCACAACAACTCAAGAGGTAACAACCAGTGCAGCTGCAACAACTGCTGCCCAAACTTCAAGCGAGAGTAGCACAGCTGAAACAACAATGTCAACAACTACTGTTGCTCCAACAAcacaggcaacaactcaagcaGCTACTTCAAGCTCTCTTCCaacaacacagcctgaaacaactactgatgaagccacaagcactgcagctgcaacaagtgctgccccaacatcaagccaaagtacgcaagcagaaacaacaacaactttaacaactactgtttctgaatcaacgcaggcaacaactcaagggCTGACTTCCACCCCTATTCAaacaacacagcctgaaacaaGTACTGATGAAGCCACAACAAGCGCAGCTGCCACAACTACCGCCCcaacatcaagccaaagtacACAGTCTGAAACAACAACTTCAGCAACAACTAGTGTTGAAACTACTCAAGACACCACTCTGGCAACTACTATTCAAACAACTCAGCCACTCACAACAACTCAAGAGGTAACAACCAGTGCAGCTGCAACAACTGCTGCCCAAACTTCAAGCGAGAGTAGCACAGCTGAAACAACAATGTCAACAACTACTGTTGCTCCAACAAcacaggcaacaactcaagcaGCTACTTCAAGCTCTCTTCCAACAAACACAGCCTGA
- the LOC139136383 gene encoding transcription factor SPT20 homolog, whose product MKPQAQLPQLPPQHQAKVHSLKQQLQQQLVLKTTQDTTLATTIQTTQPLTTTQDLKQVLMKPQQAQLPQLPPQHQAKVHSLKQQLQQQLVLKLLKTPLWQLLFKQLSHSQQLKKQQLKQLLQALFQHTQPETTTDEATSTAAATSAAPTSSQSTQAETTTTLTTTVSESTQATTQGLTSTPIQTTQPETSTDEAQQAQLPQLPPQHQAKVHSLKQQLQQQLVLKILKTPLWQLLFKQLSHSQQLKNLKQVLMKPQQAQLPQLPPQHQAKVHSLKQQLQQQLVLKLLKTPLWQLLFNNSATHNNSRGNNQCSCNNCCPNFKRDLKQVLMSHNKRSCHNSPPQHQAKVHSLKQQLQQQLVLKLLKTPLWQLLFKQLSHSQQLKSLKQVLMKPQQAQLPQLPPQHQAKVHSLKQQLQQQLVLKLLKTPLWQLLFKQLSHSQQLKRQQLKQLLQALFQQHSLKQLLMKPQALQLQQPETSTDEATTSAAATTTAPTSSQSTQSETTTSATTSVETTQDTTLATTIQTTQPLTTTQEVTTSAAATTAAQTSSESSTAETTMSTTAVAPTTQATTQEATSSSLPTTQPETTTDEATSTAAATSAAPTSSQSTQAETTTTLTTTVSESTQAQTQGLTSTPIQTTQPETSTDEATTSAAATTHRPNIKPNLKQVLMKPQAQLPQLPPQHQAKVHSLKQQLQQQLVLKILKTPLWQLLFKQLSHSQQLKSNNQCSCNNCCPNFKRDLKQVLMKPQQAQLPQLPPQHQAKVHSLKQQLQQQLVLKLLKTPLWQLLFKQLSHSQQLKRQQLKQLLQALFQQHSLKQLLMKPQALQLQQPETSTDEATTSAAATTTAPTSSQSTQSEQQLQQQLVLKLLKTPLWQLLFKQLSHSQQLKR is encoded by the exons ATGAAGCCACAAGCGCAGCTGCCACAACTACCGCCCcaacatcaagccaaagtacACAGTCTGAAACAACAACTTCAGCAACAACTAGTGTTGAAAACTACTCAAGACACCACTCTGGCAACTACTATTCAAACAACTCAGCCACTCACAACAACTCAAGA cctgaaacaaGTACTGATGAAGCCACAACAAGCGCAGCTGCCACAACTACCGCCCcaacatcaagccaaagtacACAGTCTGAAACAACAACTTCAGCAACAACTAGTGTTGAAACTACTCAAGACACCACTCTGGCAACTACTATTCAAACAACTCAGCCACTCACAACAACTCAAGAA gcaacaactcaagcaGCTACTTCAAGCTCTCTTCCAACACACACAGCCTGAAACAACTACTGATGAAGCCACAAGCACTGCAGCTGCAACAAGTGCTGCCCcaacatcaagccaaagtacgcaagcagaaacaacaacaactttaacaactactgtttctgaatcaacgcaggcaacaactcaagggCTGACTTCCACCCCTATTCAaacaacacagcctgaaacaaGTACTGATGAAGCACAACAAGCGCAGCTGCCACAACTACCGCCCcaacatcaagccaaagtacACAGTCTGAAACAACAACTTCAGCAACAACTAGTGTTGAAAATACTCAAGACACCACTCTGGCAACTACTATTCAAACAACTCAGCCACTCACAACAACTCAAGAA cctgaaacaaGTACTGATGAAGCCACAACAAGCGCAGCTGCCACAACTACCGCCCcaacatcaagccaaagtacACAGTCTGAAACAACAACTTCAGCAACAACTAGTGTTGAAACTACTCAAGACACCACTCTGGCAACTACTATTCAACAACTCAGCCACTCACAACAACTCAAGAGGTAACAACCAGTGCAGCTGCAACAACTGCTGCCCAAACTTCAAGCGAGA cctgaaacaaGTACTGATGAGCCACAACAAGCGCAGCTGCCACAACTCACCGCCCcaacatcaagccaaagtacACAGTCTGAAACAACAACTTCAGCAACAACTAGTGTTGAAACTACTCAAGACACCACTCTGGCAACTACTATTCAAACAACTCAGCCACTCACAACAACTCAAGAG cctgaaacaaGTACTGATGAAGCCACAACAAGCGCAGCTGCCACAACTACCGCCCcaacatcaagccaaagtacACAGTCTGAAACAACAACTTCAGCAACAACTAGTGTTGAAACTACTCAAGACACCACTCTGGCAACTACTATTCAAACAACTCAGCCACTCACAACAACTCAAGAG gcaacaactcaagcaGCTACTTCAAGCTCTCTTCCaacaacacagcctgaaacaactactgatgaagccacaagcactgcagctgcaacaa cctgaaacaaGTACTGATGAAGCCACAACAAGCGCAGCTGCCACAACTACCGCCCcaacatcaagccaaagtacACAGTCTGAAACAACAACTTCAGCAACAACTAGTGTTGAAACTACTCAAGACACCACTCTGGCAACTACTATTCAAACAACTCAGCCACTCACAACAACTCAAGAGGTAACAACCAGTGCAGCTGCAACAACTGCTGCCCAAACTTCAAGCGAGAGTAGCACAGCTGAAACAACAATGTCAACAACTGCTGTTGCTCCAACAAcacaggcaacaactcaagaaGCTACTTCAAGCTCTCTTCCaacaacacagcctgaaacaactactgatgaagccacaagcactgcagctgcaacaagtgctgccccaacatcaagccaaagtacgcaagcagaaacaacaacaactttaacaaCTACTGTTTCTGAATCAACGCAGGCACAAACTCAAGGGCTGACTTCCACCCCTATTCAaacaacacagcctgaaacaaGTACTGATGAAGCCACAACAAGCGCAGCTGCCACAACTCACCGCCCcaacatcaagccaaa cctgaaacaaGTACTGATGAAGCCACAAGCGCAGCTGCCACAACTACCGCCCcaacatcaagccaaagtacACAGTCTGAAACAACAACTTCAGCAACAACTAGTGTTGAAAATACTCAAGACACCACTCTGGCAACTACTATTCAAACAACTCAGCCACTCACAACAACTCAAGAGTAACAACCAGTGCAGCTGCAACAACTGCTGCCCAAACTTCAAGCGAGA cctgaaacaaGTACTGATGAAGCCACAACAAGCGCAGCTGCCACAACTACCGCCCcaacatcaagccaaagtacACAGTCTGAAACAACAACTTCAGCAACAACTAGTGTTGAAACTACTCAAGACACCACTCTGGCAACTACTATTCAAACAACTCAGCCACTCACAACAACTCAAGAG gcaacaactcaagcaGCTACTTCAAGCTCTCTTCCaacaacacagcctgaaacaactactgatgaagccacaagcactgcagctgcaacaa cctgaaacaaGTACTGATGAAGCCACAACAAGCGCAGCTGCCACAACTACCGCCCcaacatcaagccaaagtacACAGTCTGAACAACAACTTCAGCAACAACTAGTGTTGAAACTACTCAAGACACCACTCTGGCAACTACTATTCAAACAACTCAGCCACTCACAACAACTCAAGAGGTAA